The following coding sequences are from one Mus pahari chromosome X, PAHARI_EIJ_v1.1, whole genome shotgun sequence window:
- the LOC110313507 gene encoding uncharacterized protein LOC110313507 codes for MRSRFYTSNGSGRFPQRRRVRAISQKSNVPGLCLYTILCFGLGLALGLVLGLGLGLGLNPGFGLSLGLGLGTGLSIRLDRSLDMPQMASLDSVHQKSTDSVAIVDHSVGSIMKEMDENIGQISDIRAVSKYEYDNWEDIHEVAGDEIVKEGAEEVGQDNHQTKAT; via the exons ATGAGATCCCGCTTCTATACATCTAATGGCTCAGGTCGGTTTCCTCAGAGGCGAAGAGTGAGGGCTATTTCCCAGAAGAGCAATGTCCCTGGCCTCTGTCTGTATACTATCCTGTGCTTTGGCCTGGGCCTGGCCTTGGGCCTGGTCTTGGGCTTGGGCTTGGGCCTGGGTTTAAACCCAGGTTTTGGTTTAAGCCTTGGCCTGGGTCTGGGTACAGGCTTGAGCATAAGATTAGACAGGAGCCTTGACATGCCCCAGATGGCCTCCTTGGATTCTGTGCACCAGAAGTCAACTGACAGTGTTGCCATTGTTGATCATTCTGTGGGATCTATCATGAAAGAAATGGATGAGAACATCGGGCAGATCTCAGATATAAGAG CAGTCAGTAAATATGAGTATGACAATTGGGAGGATATACATGAAGTTGCTGGAGATGAGATAGTGAAAGAAGGAGCAGAAGAAGTTGGGCAAGATAATCATCAGACCAAAGCAACCTGA